One window of the Alligator mississippiensis isolate rAllMis1 chromosome 5, rAllMis1, whole genome shotgun sequence genome contains the following:
- the ZNF830 gene encoding zinc finger protein 830 isoform X1, which produces MAAAAGRKPVRQEELRRLMREKQRAGAGKKRVESSFAKYNRLGHLSCTLCNMQIKNELLWQTHVLGKQHKEKLVALKDGKQLIPDPAAGTSSHPAKRKVLDTENQEVKKTKGSNDQTPTSTSGLPTNFFDEPEQASTKGRLSKGSAPTVLPGDDDDNDNDDEEKEEQKDDASKSSAQKSELPPPAQEAVANTLPADFFDNRTVSAPMVSHSGSIQKPEVQEKAVERKENTAEALPEGFFDDPEVDAKVRKVDAPKDQMDKEWDEFQKAMRQVNTISEAIVAEEDEEIRLDRQIGEIDEQIECYRRVEQLRDRQDMMKEKVKEAMRLRAIQQKEDEDIGSEDEEELQDLLSQDWRVKGTLL; this is translated from the exons ATGGCGGCCGCGGCGGGCCGGAAGCCGGTGCGGCAGGAGGAGCTGCGACGGCTCATGCGAGAGAAGCAGCGTGCGGGCGCGGGCAAGAAGCGCGTCGAGTCGTCCTTCGCTAAATA CAACCGCTTAGGGCATCTAAGCTGCACTCTGTGCAACATGCAGATTAAGAATGAGCTGTTGTGGCAAACGCACGTGCTTGGGAAACAGCACAAAGAG AAACTTGTAGCCTTAAAAGATGGTAAACAGCTAATACCtgaccctgctgctggcacatcGTCTCACCCTGCCAAAAGAAAAGTTCTTGACACAGAAAATCAAgaagtaaagaaaacaaaag GTTCAAATGACCAGACACCGACTTCTACATCTGG GCTACCCACAAACTTTTTTGATGAACCAGAGCAAGCAAGTACAAAAGGACGGCTCTCAAAGGGTTCAGCTCCCACAGTACTGCCtggagatgatgatgataatgataacGATGACGAAGAGAAGGAAGAACAAAAAGATGATGCTAGCAAATCTAGTGCACAAAAATCAGAACTTCCACCTCCAGCTCAAGAAGCAGTAGCTAACACTTTACCAGCAG ACTTCTTTGACAACAGAACTGTATCTGCTCCTATGGTTTCCCATTCTGGGTCCATACAGAAACCAGAAGTACAAGAAAAAGCAGTGGAAAG GAAAGAAAATACTGCAGAAGCATTGCCAGAAGGATTCTTTGATGATCCTGAAGTGGATGCAAAA GTGCGAAAAGTTGATGCTCCAAAGGATCAGATGGATAAAGAATGGGATGAATTTCAGAAAGCAATGCGACAGGTCAACACA ATTTCAGAAGCAATAGTGGCAGAAGAGGATGAAGAGATACGATTGGATCGTCAGATTGGAGAAATTGATGAGCAGAT TGAATGCTATCGTCGTGTTGAACAGTTGCGTGACCGTCAGGATATGATGAAGGAGAAAGTTAAAGAGGCAATGAGATTAAGAGCAATCCAGCAGAAAGAGGATGAGGATATTGGTAGTGAAGATGAAGAAGAATTGCAAGACTTGTTGTCTCAGGATTGGAGGGTGAAAGGGACTTTGTTGTAG
- the ZNF830 gene encoding zinc finger protein 830 isoform X3, protein MAAAAGRKPVRQEELRRLMREKQRAGAGKKRVESSFAKYNRLGHLSCTLCNMQIKNELLWQTHVLGKQHKEKLVALKDGKQLIPDPAAGTSSHPAKRKVLDTENQEVKKTKGSNDQTPTSTSGLPTNFFDEPEQASTKGRLSKGSAPTVLPGDDDDNDNDDEEKEEQKDDASKSSAQKSELPPPAQEAVANTLPADFFDNRTVSAPMVSHSGSIQKPEVQEKAVERKENTAEALPEGFFDDPEVDAKVRKVDAPKDQMDKEWDEFQKAMRQVNTISEAIVAEEDEEIRLDRQIGEIDEQIEPC, encoded by the exons ATGGCGGCCGCGGCGGGCCGGAAGCCGGTGCGGCAGGAGGAGCTGCGACGGCTCATGCGAGAGAAGCAGCGTGCGGGCGCGGGCAAGAAGCGCGTCGAGTCGTCCTTCGCTAAATA CAACCGCTTAGGGCATCTAAGCTGCACTCTGTGCAACATGCAGATTAAGAATGAGCTGTTGTGGCAAACGCACGTGCTTGGGAAACAGCACAAAGAG AAACTTGTAGCCTTAAAAGATGGTAAACAGCTAATACCtgaccctgctgctggcacatcGTCTCACCCTGCCAAAAGAAAAGTTCTTGACACAGAAAATCAAgaagtaaagaaaacaaaag GTTCAAATGACCAGACACCGACTTCTACATCTGG GCTACCCACAAACTTTTTTGATGAACCAGAGCAAGCAAGTACAAAAGGACGGCTCTCAAAGGGTTCAGCTCCCACAGTACTGCCtggagatgatgatgataatgataacGATGACGAAGAGAAGGAAGAACAAAAAGATGATGCTAGCAAATCTAGTGCACAAAAATCAGAACTTCCACCTCCAGCTCAAGAAGCAGTAGCTAACACTTTACCAGCAG ACTTCTTTGACAACAGAACTGTATCTGCTCCTATGGTTTCCCATTCTGGGTCCATACAGAAACCAGAAGTACAAGAAAAAGCAGTGGAAAG GAAAGAAAATACTGCAGAAGCATTGCCAGAAGGATTCTTTGATGATCCTGAAGTGGATGCAAAA GTGCGAAAAGTTGATGCTCCAAAGGATCAGATGGATAAAGAATGGGATGAATTTCAGAAAGCAATGCGACAGGTCAACACA ATTTCAGAAGCAATAGTGGCAGAAGAGGATGAAGAGATACGATTGGATCGTCAGATTGGAGAAATTGATGAGCAGAT